The sequence CTTCACTAGTTGTCCTCTCCGGTGACTCGGGTCATGGTTTCAAGATGCTTCCTATTTTCGGACAATGGGTACAGAAGTTGTTGGTTGATGAGAAGCAGTCAGAGCCCAAGTGGCAGTGGAAGACGTcaaagcccaagaagacGGCCGCTTGGCGTAGTAGTGGTAGTCAGGAGCTTGCAAGCGTAGCTCGCGCCAAGTTGTAATTTCGTTTTTTTAATATGTATTAGATAGACTAGATTGAGAATCATTGAATAGTCATGCAGCTGGTATGAAGCAATCGCGGAAAAGGTTCATTCCCTGACAGCTCTATTTCCATCCAAATGGCCTTGAGGCGCTTCTTTGGTCTATTAGTTGGCTTGCGCGCCAACCGAGTCCCAAGAATATTAAGACTAGATGATGATAAGCTTGGAGTTCTGAGGGTGCATATCGTACAGGTTCGTTGATCATACTGCAAACCCTTTGCAGTTCGATGTCTCGTAACTAGATTCCAATATTTATTCAATTGGTCAGTTCTTGGGCTCAAGGCTTTCTCGAAACATGCATGAGATGAAGACCTCCGGTAGTTGGAGGAAGGCAATCCACAATCCTTGCTTAGTACATCTATGTATAGTTGCTTTCAGGTCGGTTGCTCGGTCTTTCAAAGATTGACATTTCCATGAAGAACCTCATTTGCGTAGCTGTGCCTTTTGGGTAGCCTAGGATCGATAGTTTCTTGAGTCTAGGATGTGGCAAAGATGAACAACACGCTTTTCAACATGGTCAAGCTGTTATCACTCTTGCACATGGTCAAATCACATAAACCTTGTCTGTGTTTCACCGGCTGCCAGTTTGGGGGAAGATTAAACGGCTGGCAGCACACTTACAACTGTAAGAAGGCCGAAGCGGTCAAAGACGATAGTTCGTTCACGACAGGTTCTAAATCAGAGGCAACTAGCCAATACCACGGAAGATCATAATATCGAGCCTGTTAAGACTTATTCGAAGAAATAACACTCAAGATAGTTATCTTGAAGCCATCGGAGCAATATCTTTCCTTATCTCCGGCCGATTAAGATCATGATGCATACATCGGCTCCCACATAGGTACTTAACAGTCTCGTTTGCTCGGCCCGCGGCCGAAGAGCCCAAGTATGACTGCACAGTCACTTCTCAGAAATTGCATTACAAATCGCTACTGTCCGAATCTCAACCCATGAGAGGATCCTTCTTACAAATCTTGGACTGCACACCATCTTGTGTCTATAGAGGGGTAGGCAAGCCTATCCCATTGTAGTCAAGATCCTTCATGGCGCCATTTTCTGTGGAAAGCACTGGCCAGATGTTAATGTTGCAATGAGTTTTGCATATCGCATCGGAAGCGATAACCAATGAGATGACGTGCAAACCAGGTTGGTCATCGTGTGCCACTATGGCGAGATGACCTTAATTGGGAAACCCGGGGATCGATGCAACAATGGCTATGCCATAAATAAGCGTGTGCTTGGCCATATTAGATGGAACAATCAAACAGATCTTCACATCCCTTCGACTGATACTCCAATCAACTATCAGCCTGTCCACACCATGGTTCCTGCTCCGATCGATCCCAGCATCAAAGATGTTGCCGAGCCCATCAAGGACTCTCTCAAGCTGCCCGCGCCGGCTCGAGAGAGACTTGAAAAGGCAGGCATAGACCTGTCTAAGGGCTATCCTTATCGTCCCTCGCGTCCGCTATATCTGCAAGACGTGTACAAGATCCGTGATCAACCCCGTGACTATGTCGACGCAGGAGCTAGGGCagacaagtccaagaagaacctTTTCTCTGCGGCGACAAAGGTTACCGACTTGACTGCCCACATCGGAACTGAGATCGAGGGTCTACAGCTCAAGGACCTCACAAACGAGCAGCGTGACGAACTTGCCTTGTTGATTGCTGAGCGGAGTGTCGTCTTCTTCCGAGACCAAGATCTCAGCCCtcagaagcagaaggagcTTGGCGAGTGGTACGGGGAGGTCGAGGTTCATGTAAGTATTTGGGGGCCAAAGTCCTTGCAGGTAATCTGACATTTTGTTCCAGCCTCAAGTTGCTCAGGTTCCAGGCCTTCCAGGTGTTTCCATCATTTGGCCTGACCTTCAAGCCACGGAACGACCCGCAACCTTTCGCCAGCCTGGAGGTGCGTCAAGATGGCACACAGATCTAGTCCACGAGCGCCAGCCTGCTGGAATCACTCACCTTCACAATGACACTGTTCCCAGTG comes from Fusarium falciforme chromosome 11, complete sequence and encodes:
- a CDS encoding TauD domain-containing protein translates to MVPAPIDPSIKDVAEPIKDSLKLPAPARERLEKAGIDLSKGYPYRPSRPLYLQDVYKIRDQPRDYVDAGARADKSKKNLFSAATKVTDLTAHIGTEIEGLQLKDLTNEQRDELALLIAERSVVFFRDQDLSPQKQKELGEWYGEVEVHPQVAQVPGLPGVSIIWPDLQATERPATFRQPGGASRWHTDLVHERQPAGITHLHNDTVPSVGGDTLWASGYAAYEKLSPEFRKIIDGRSAVYRSAHPYLDRDDPEAGPKYIERVHPLVRVHPATGWKALWVNRAMTDRIVGLDKAESDVILGYLYDVYEKNIDIQLRWRWTPRTSVLWDNRITIHNASWDYSGKEPRHGTRVTSLAEKPYFDAAAPTRREALGLLGESEKEELKASQ